A genomic region of Nitrospirota bacterium contains the following coding sequences:
- a CDS encoding nucleotidyltransferase domain-containing protein: MKKQSKRTTVLTREQVISILKKELPYLKDKYGVERIVLYGSFAKDSQKKKSDIDILVDLHKTLGLEFVALADTLEEKLGRKVDVATFEHFKRSFHNPRYRHIAEDIKKSMIYV, from the coding sequence ATGAAAAAACAATCCAAAAGAACAACTGTGCTGACGCGTGAGCAAGTAATTTCAATCCTGAAAAAAGAACTGCCCTATCTGAAAGACAAATACGGCGTTGAAAGAATTGTCCTGTACGGCTCGTTCGCAAAAGACAGTCAGAAGAAAAAGAGCGATATAGATATCCTTGTAGACCTCCATAAAACTCTGGGATTGGAGTTCGTTGCACTCGCCGACACGCTTGAAGAAAAATTGGGGAGAAAAGTTGACGTTGCAACGTTTGAGCATTTCAAGAGGAGTTTTCATAATCCAAGGTATAGACATATTGCAGAAGATATTAAAAAGAGCATGATTTATGTCTAA
- a CDS encoding DUF86 domain-containing protein — protein MSKKRRDKDFLGDINEAINLISLYTKGLTYRKFLEDRKAQDAVVRNLEVIGEASKNIAAAFKAKYPDVPWKKVAGLRDKLIHFYFGIDYKIIWSIVKKELPKLRKQVKEILKQEAD, from the coding sequence ATGTCTAAGAAACGAAGAGACAAGGATTTTCTCGGAGATATTAATGAGGCGATAAATCTGATCAGTCTCTACACGAAAGGGCTGACCTATCGGAAGTTTCTTGAGGACAGGAAGGCGCAGGATGCTGTAGTTCGCAATCTTGAGGTAATTGGAGAGGCATCGAAAAACATAGCAGCAGCGTTCAAGGCTAAATATCCTGATGTCCCATGGAAGAAGGTCGCCGGATTAAGGGATAAACTCATTCATTTCTATTTTGGCATCGATTATAAGATTATCTGGAGCATCGTAAAAAAAGAACTCCCAAAGTTGCGTAAGCAGGTAAAAGAGATTTTAAAGCAGGAAGCCGATTAG
- a CDS encoding UvrD-helicase domain-containing protein — translation MNSYLDTQKSVIISSPAGSGKTEKLARRYISLLLDGSEIEKILCITFTEKAAAEMKERIFNILERENPGLFLMIKEKMPLMRISTIHAFCLKLLKRFSIELGVDPSLDVMDEFEASLLWSEAVYECVMEEKDKPALFFDMMKDRGIKGWDKVFSILNTLYAKRPVSELLLRSTENEKNPPIPPLSKGGEGGFSEEKRILKLYSQCLEQYKNKKLERHLLDFDDLEIMTYEALASHPEWQNILYSFDEHTDHILVDEFQDTNSIQWQIIDKLTEEWRSGLGSKRSRGKTPTIFLVGDDKQSIYLFRGANAGVFEEAKSRLSEWLGNEYHFEEAKENFRSLPAIINFANALFEKLMPPALHETWQTRYAHFEATRKGEGRVELALAEAGDNTKKSRTKEASALAKRIKSLAGIYEISDGDKKRPCAFGDMAVLLRKRTHLTLFESALRKEHIPFIVVKGIGFYDEPEVALLRELLSLIIDPHDDYSLFCVLRSPLFEIDYETLLNLIAGLPTRRENNQPLINKLQAELEFSGIFRMLHSWIEKSRSTPLAIILEEALTETEGWKHYREKQRQANIKKFIKLIESYESAGFSVLEIREKLIKARDGDEPKANINTEGMNAVKIMTIHAAKGLQFPMVFLPSLDEPDTPRSSSIVIDEEGSSISIAYEEDSAKRKNIAGFARRKEKELEEGKRLFYVAVTRARDFLCMLGVLNKEKSPAGRLAYLTENFDVLKNRKINSKTDFFEILTEAEIEKLYSASLPSRADLHAPRFTAQEHVFTEPLTFTTDVKWRDVTEDLDIRITHGEEWVILGRIFHRLFEELSKGILTPEGLNERTLSLLKNEFLSDEDIQKLSGIVLTDFQSLKVNGHLNNIILPRGNSFAELPFILQKGSAVFRGRIDRIIIENNTAVIYDYKTFPVKDEDMPLLSEKYRFQMDIYKEAAGKILSLKSKAYLLFTHRGLLVEM, via the coding sequence ATGAACAGCTATCTTGACACCCAAAAAAGCGTAATCATCTCCTCGCCTGCAGGCTCCGGCAAAACAGAAAAGCTGGCAAGGCGGTATATAAGCCTTCTCCTTGACGGCTCTGAGATAGAAAAAATCCTCTGCATCACCTTCACGGAAAAGGCAGCGGCGGAGATGAAGGAAAGAATCTTTAACATCCTTGAAAGGGAAAATCCCGGCCTGTTCCTCATGATTAAAGAAAAGATGCCGCTGATGAGAATATCAACAATCCACGCATTCTGCCTTAAACTGCTAAAGCGTTTTTCGATAGAACTCGGAGTAGACCCTTCGCTTGATGTCATGGATGAGTTTGAGGCGTCGCTCCTCTGGTCAGAGGCCGTTTATGAATGCGTGATGGAAGAAAAAGACAAGCCTGCGCTGTTCTTTGACATGATGAAAGACAGGGGGATTAAGGGCTGGGATAAGGTATTTTCAATCCTCAATACGCTGTATGCAAAAAGACCCGTGTCGGAACTGCTGCTGAGGTCCACAGAAAATGAGAAAAATCCCCCCATCCCCCCTTTGTCAAAGGGGGGCGAGGGGGGATTTTCAGAAGAAAAAAGAATTCTTAAACTCTACTCACAATGCCTTGAACAATATAAAAACAAAAAACTTGAACGCCATCTCCTTGATTTTGACGACCTTGAGATCATGACATACGAGGCGCTTGCCAGCCACCCTGAATGGCAAAACATCCTCTATTCGTTTGACGAGCATACAGACCATATACTCGTTGATGAGTTTCAGGATACAAATTCAATCCAGTGGCAGATTATAGACAAACTCACAGAAGAATGGCGCTCGGGCCTTGGATCAAAGAGAAGCAGAGGGAAAACTCCTACGATATTCCTTGTCGGAGACGATAAGCAGTCAATCTATCTCTTCAGGGGAGCAAACGCAGGCGTGTTTGAAGAAGCAAAAAGCAGGCTTTCCGAATGGCTCGGCAATGAATATCACTTTGAAGAAGCAAAAGAAAATTTCAGGAGCCTGCCTGCAATCATAAACTTTGCAAACGCCCTCTTTGAGAAACTCATGCCTCCTGCCCTTCATGAGACATGGCAGACCAGATACGCGCATTTTGAGGCAACAAGGAAAGGAGAAGGAAGGGTCGAGCTTGCGCTTGCAGAAGCAGGAGACAACACCAAGAAAAGCCGCACAAAAGAAGCGTCTGCCTTGGCAAAAAGAATCAAATCCCTTGCAGGCATATATGAAATATCCGACGGAGACAAGAAAAGGCCCTGCGCCTTCGGAGACATGGCAGTGCTTTTAAGAAAGAGGACTCACCTCACATTATTTGAGAGCGCACTGAGAAAAGAGCATATACCTTTTATTGTGGTGAAAGGCATCGGGTTCTATGACGAACCGGAGGTTGCTTTGCTGCGGGAACTCCTTTCTTTAATTATTGACCCTCATGATGACTACAGCCTTTTCTGCGTGCTGAGAAGCCCGCTGTTCGAAATTGATTATGAAACCCTCTTAAATCTGATTGCTGGCCTACCGACTCGTAGAGAAAACAACCAGCCTCTCATAAATAAACTTCAGGCTGAACTGGAATTCTCAGGGATATTCAGGATGCTTCATAGCTGGATAGAGAAATCAAGAAGCACGCCGCTTGCAATAATACTTGAAGAGGCGCTCACAGAGACAGAAGGCTGGAAACACTACAGGGAAAAACAGAGGCAGGCTAACATAAAGAAATTTATAAAGCTCATTGAGTCCTACGAATCAGCAGGGTTTTCAGTGCTTGAGATACGGGAGAAACTCATCAAGGCAAGGGATGGGGATGAGCCAAAGGCAAATATAAACACCGAGGGCATGAACGCAGTAAAAATAATGACAATACATGCCGCAAAAGGGCTTCAGTTCCCTATGGTATTCCTCCCGTCTCTTGACGAGCCGGATACCCCGAGGAGCAGTTCAATTGTCATTGACGAGGAAGGCAGCAGTATCTCAATTGCTTATGAAGAAGATTCTGCAAAGAGGAAAAATATCGCAGGGTTCGCACGAAGAAAGGAAAAAGAACTTGAGGAAGGGAAACGCCTTTTTTACGTGGCTGTTACAAGGGCCAGGGATTTTCTGTGCATGCTCGGAGTTCTGAACAAAGAGAAATCTCCTGCAGGAAGGCTTGCGTATCTCACAGAAAATTTTGACGTACTAAAGAATAGAAAAATAAACAGCAAAACTGATTTCTTTGAAATACTTACCGAGGCGGAGATAGAGAAACTTTATTCTGCTTCCCTTCCCTCTCGTGCTGATCTTCATGCTCCAAGATTTACTGCACAGGAGCATGTATTCACAGAACCGCTGACTTTTACGACAGATGTAAAATGGAGAGACGTTACAGAGGACTTGGACATACGGATAACTCACGGCGAAGAATGGGTTATTCTCGGCAGGATTTTTCACAGGCTGTTTGAAGAGCTTTCAAAGGGAATTCTGACGCCGGAAGGCTTAAATGAAAGAACTCTCTCACTGCTGAAAAATGAATTCCTTTCTGACGAGGATATTCAGAAACTCAGCGGTATTGTGCTTACTGATTTTCAGTCGCTGAAAGTAAACGGACACCTAAATAATATAATTCTGCCCCGTGGAAATTCATTTGCGGAACTGCCGTTTATCCTTCAGAAAGGCAGTGCTGTTTTCAGGGGAAGAATTGACAGGATAATCATTGAAAACAATACTGCCGTAATTTATGACTACAAGACATTTCCAGTAAAAGATGAAGATATGCCTTTACTCTCAGAAAAATACAGGTTTCAGATGGATATCTACAAGGAAGCGGCAGGCAAAATCCTTTCGCTGAAATCAAAAGCCTATCTGCTTTTCACACACAGGGGGCTGCTGGTGGAGATGTAA
- a CDS encoding PAS domain S-box protein produces MIPIILFLLSIGLQLAAAVSALLLIRITGRKLAWIFLSLAMALMTSRRILSFVSFLIEGRTITFDLPEVIALIISALMLAGVLRIRTYFHSIRTAEKALRESEERYRILYDNVPTMNFTLDTSGNVVSLNQFAVGELGYQPEELIGRPVLDIFYDEDKPALLKQFGEVLQNPGRAYGWEFRKVHKEGRIVWVREIACTAKDQKGDIVVLVACQDITERRKLEEQLRHMQKMDAIGQFAGGIAHDFNNILTAIVGYGHIALMKMAADDPQRLNIEHMLKAADRAAHLTQNLLVLSRKQIMDRKPVDLNGIIRMVEKLLLRIIGEDIKVETILHEGAIDVFADSGQIEQVLMNLATNARDAMLRAARRTFTIATEVIELDNEFIKIHGYGNPGAYALITVTDTGTGMDEATRERIFEPFFTTKEVGKGTGLGLSIVYGIIKQHDGYINCYSEIGKGTALKIYLPVFKTAAVKEVKPAETVGIPLSRGTETILLAEDEASVRRLIRDVLKESGYKVIEAVDGEEAVSKFMENKDAIDLLLLDVVMPKMSGREAYEIIKKVKPDIKLLMTSGYSADFISKKGIIEEGLNFLAKPMSPANLLKKVREALDK; encoded by the coding sequence TTGATTCCCATTATTCTCTTTCTCCTGTCAATTGGGCTGCAGTTGGCAGCGGCTGTGTCGGCCCTTCTGCTAATACGGATAACAGGCAGAAAGCTTGCGTGGATTTTCCTTTCTCTGGCTATGGCGCTTATGACATCACGCCGTATTCTATCCTTTGTTTCTTTTCTAATTGAGGGCCGGACAATAACTTTCGACCTGCCTGAAGTCATTGCCCTGATAATTTCTGCGCTCATGCTTGCAGGAGTCCTTCGCATCAGAACTTATTTTCATTCTATACGGACGGCGGAGAAAGCGCTGAGAGAAAGTGAAGAACGCTATAGAATCCTCTACGATAATGTCCCTACCATGAACTTTACTCTGGATACCTCCGGGAATGTGGTCTCACTCAACCAGTTTGCAGTAGGAGAGTTGGGGTATCAGCCTGAGGAGTTGATAGGCCGGCCGGTGCTTGACATCTTCTATGACGAGGACAAGCCCGCGCTTCTGAAACAGTTCGGAGAGGTTCTGCAAAATCCCGGCAGAGCTTATGGATGGGAATTTCGCAAGGTTCATAAAGAGGGTCGTATTGTCTGGGTAAGAGAAATCGCCTGCACCGCAAAGGATCAGAAAGGCGATATAGTTGTACTTGTTGCATGTCAGGACATCACCGAACGCAGGAAACTCGAAGAACAACTCCGCCATATGCAGAAGATGGATGCAATAGGACAGTTTGCCGGAGGCATTGCGCATGACTTCAACAATATCCTTACAGCGATAGTTGGCTACGGACATATCGCACTGATGAAGATGGCAGCAGACGACCCGCAGCGTTTGAACATAGAGCATATGCTTAAAGCGGCGGACAGGGCGGCTCACCTTACGCAGAACCTTCTCGTTTTAAGCAGAAAGCAGATAATGGATAGGAAGCCTGTGGACCTGAACGGGATAATAAGGATGGTTGAAAAGCTTTTATTGAGGATTATAGGAGAGGATATAAAGGTTGAAACGATATTGCATGAAGGGGCCATAGATGTCTTTGCCGATTCCGGGCAGATAGAGCAGGTATTAATGAACCTTGCCACAAATGCCAGGGATGCCATGCTCCGAGCAGCTCGGAGGACCTTTACCATTGCAACAGAAGTAATAGAACTTGACAATGAATTCATAAAGATTCACGGGTACGGCAACCCCGGCGCATACGCACTTATAACAGTAACGGATACAGGCACAGGCATGGATGAGGCGACAAGAGAAAGAATATTTGAGCCGTTCTTTACGACAAAGGAGGTCGGGAAAGGCACAGGGCTGGGGCTTTCAATAGTGTATGGTATAATCAAACAGCACGACGGTTATATTAATTGCTATAGTGAAATAGGCAAGGGCACGGCATTAAAGATATATCTTCCTGTGTTTAAAACAGCAGCAGTTAAGGAAGTAAAGCCGGCAGAAACTGTTGGTATTCCTTTATCACGCGGAACAGAGACAATTTTGCTTGCAGAGGATGAAGCATCAGTCAGAAGACTCATCAGGGATGTGCTTAAAGAGTCAGGATATAAAGTCATAGAGGCGGTTGACGGAGAGGAAGCGGTGAGTAAATTTATGGAAAACAAAGATGCGATTGATCTTCTCCTGCTTGATGTTGTAATGCCTAAGATGAGCGGCAGAGAAGCATACGAGATAATCAAAAAGGTAAAGCCTGATATAAAACTGCTTATGACAAGCGGTTATTCAGCAGATTTCATCAGCAAAAAGGGAATAATTGAAGAGGGGTTGAACTTTTTAGCAAAGCCCATGTCTCCGGCAAATCTTCTGAAGAAGGTAAGAGAGGCGCTGGATAAATGA
- a CDS encoding FprA family A-type flavoprotein, whose protein sequence is MKAVEIKNGIYWVGAIDWAVRDFHGYVTPRGTTYNNYLIMDDEITLLDTVKYDFADITIKNIKSVVEPSRIKNIIINHIENDHATSIDRIMDFTPDATICITEKGRKGLERFFDLSKWNVKVVKTGDTLNIGKRTLLFLETPMLHWPDSMMTYIKEDRVLVSQDAFGQHIASTARFDDEYVTCESISELEDAVIDYYANILMPFGQLIKNKIAEVQKLGLEIDMVAPDHGIIWRANPQKVLQMYLDMAGGKANESVAIIYDTMWHSTEHMALPLMQGLKDEEVECKVIKLRSTPMSVAIKEFWKSRGCLIGTPTLNNLMFPSVAEFLTHLRGLRPKNRIIGAFGSYGWGGGAVKEVYEEFKKMGLEAVEPGLQVVYKPSSEDESRCYEFGRDFARKIKEYHKKFE, encoded by the coding sequence ATGAAGGCTGTAGAGATAAAAAATGGCATATACTGGGTTGGGGCAATAGACTGGGCTGTAAGGGATTTTCACGGGTATGTAACGCCTCGCGGCACAACCTATAATAATTACCTGATAATGGATGATGAAATAACGCTTCTGGATACAGTTAAATATGATTTTGCAGATATCACAATTAAAAACATAAAATCAGTTGTCGAGCCTTCCAGGATAAAGAACATAATTATCAACCATATTGAAAATGACCATGCCACAAGCATTGACAGGATTATGGATTTTACGCCTGATGCAACAATCTGTATTACGGAAAAAGGCAGAAAGGGACTTGAAAGGTTTTTTGATTTGTCAAAATGGAATGTAAAGGTTGTAAAAACCGGGGACACATTAAATATAGGAAAAAGGACCTTGCTATTTTTGGAAACCCCGATGCTCCACTGGCCTGATTCTATGATGACTTATATTAAGGAAGACAGGGTGCTTGTCAGCCAGGACGCATTCGGTCAGCATATCGCATCAACAGCGAGGTTTGATGACGAATATGTGACCTGCGAGTCCATATCAGAGCTTGAAGATGCGGTCATTGATTATTATGCAAATATCCTTATGCCGTTCGGACAACTTATAAAAAATAAGATTGCAGAGGTACAGAAACTTGGATTGGAGATTGATATGGTCGCTCCTGATCACGGAATAATCTGGAGGGCAAATCCTCAGAAAGTTTTGCAGATGTATCTCGATATGGCAGGCGGCAAGGCAAACGAGAGCGTTGCAATCATATATGACACCATGTGGCACAGCACAGAGCATATGGCGCTGCCCCTAATGCAGGGCCTAAAGGATGAAGAGGTTGAGTGCAAGGTTATAAAGCTAAGGTCAACACCAATGAGCGTTGCAATCAAGGAGTTCTGGAAATCGAGAGGGTGCCTTATCGGAACGCCTACATTAAATAATCTCATGTTCCCGTCTGTTGCTGAGTTCTTAACGCATCTGAGAGGGCTGAGACCAAAAAACAGGATCATCGGAGCATTCGGAAGTTATGGCTGGGGCGGAGGGGCAGTAAAAGAGGTTTATGAGGAATTTAAAAAAATGGGACTTGAGGCAGTTGAACCGGGCCTGCAGGTTGTTTATAAGCCGTCAAGCGAAGATGAGAGCAGGTGTTATGAATTCGGAAGAGATTTTGCAAGGAAGATAAAAGAATATCATAAAAAATTTGAGTAA